A window of Balearica regulorum gibbericeps isolate bBalReg1 chromosome 19, bBalReg1.pri, whole genome shotgun sequence genomic DNA:
AGGTCAGCGGGGCGCTCCCTGCAACTTGCAGCGATGGCAAAGACCCTGGAAAGAGCGCTGCCATATCCACACCAACAGAGCACAGCCACGAAACGCCGAGCAGATTCCCAcaccaaataataaaaaaaaattcaatcaCTGTGCCTCAGCTTTTGGCTGCAGATGGAGTGCAGGAAAATACCTgtaggaaagcaaaaataaattaaaaaaaaaaaaaaatctttttctaaacCACAAGAAAATTGTCCTGCGGGCCTGgatgtttgtttgatttttaaatacagaaatttggACTATAATGCCTTTGCGCTTCAGAACCATTTTTACCAGTAGCAACAGAGACGTTCAGCGACTCGATCCCGGGGTGAAGCGCCCTGCCAGGGGGTATGGCCAGCATCCGATGGCACAAGAGCTGCGTCTCTAGGGAAAGTCCGTCACCTTCATTCCCTGCAGAACAAAGACACTGCTCAGGTCAGCTCGCAGCCGCTGCCACgtccctttccccccctcccaagTACAGTTCTTGCTAACGCTCTGTCACTACACCCTCGCCGCTAAGCTCACCAGCAATCTGCCTGGCTCCTATGCAGCAACAGCCAAAAACTACCAGAGGTGAGGTGGGCGCCTTACCTGCCTGCGCTCCCTTCCCGGCCCACTCCAACCTCCCTGGATCCGTTCTCCACTATCTGAAGTGTTTTTGAGGAATACCTGTGCAGCGCGCCTGCACATACAGCGTAAAGCACAGAGCCTCGGAGCCTGAGCGCAAAGATCCCCTGCACAAGCAGCCACCGTGCCAGCAGACGGCCGTCCACGGACGTGGGCTGCTGCCAGAGGAACAGGGCAGGCGAGGCCACAGGCCTGATCTGGTCCAGCAAATCCCACATCCCTATCGATAGCGAGGGGTTCAGCCTTTTCAGCACACAGTACCACCAGCTGGGTGCAACTTGTGAATGCAGACAGTTTAACCAGAGGCTTCAATTGATTAGTTGTTAAACCATCCAACAGTCCTGATATGTTTGGGCTGATACACTAGTGAAACAGAGTTGAAATCTATCCCAGGTCATTAGTAGTTGTTTGACTCACACTGTCAcaaagggaaatggaaagggAGAGGCTTTAAACAATCCTGTGCGTAGACaagtgaaaatgcagaagacCACAGACCTCCCAGCCTGCTTGGCTCCCCAAAGAATTCTTCCACATTCATTATTTAGAGCTACCCAGACAGCTACACGGCTGCAAGAATACCCAGCTCGTTTCAAAGACATGCTCACCCTCCGACAAAACAGGCTCAGCATGCTGGAAGCCAAACGTTCCCCTCGAACAGCCATACCCCACCCCCAGCTGAACCCCCAGACTGGTCCTGGCACGGCACTGCCAGGGCACACACGTCTACCCGGGGCTTCTGCACCGCTGCCTGCGTGACCACTGCTGTCACCGAGGCCCCGCTCAGCTCATCTAAATTTAGAcacttttctgaagttttaacaGCATACATGGATGCTTTAGGCACTTTCTGTGCCACTGGAGACTCACTCCTCCGTAAGGGACATTTGCTCCTTGCTTGGCTGAGTTGCCACAAAATTCCTCCCCGGCTGTCTCCCCAGCAGGCCCCGTGCCCCGTCCCTACGCGTTGATCTGTGCGACAACCCTCCGACCACACAGAGGAGGAAAGTGCTCTTATTCCCAGGCTCACGTTCTGCTGGCCTCATCTAACTGGCAAGACACATTTTGTGTAAGGAAAAGAATGCTTTGGGTAACACAGCTTGCATCACCTTCCCACACAAAATAAACCATACTGGCGACAGCATCCTTTGGCTGGGGTAAATGAAccttcagaaaaccaaaatcccaCCCTAACCattcttttcctgctgtaaGCCAGCAGTGCAAGCCTAGGTGAGTTATCCAAGGTCACAGGGGAAGCCTGGGCGACACAAGGAATCGAAGCCAGGCCTCCCACGGTCTGGCCTTCCTCTTCATCACCTGACTCTGGCTCTCTAGGGATGcttcaagaacaaaacaaaacaaaatcatccTACTTTTTTCCGATTCAACCCAGAAAAGTCTTACAACTTAAAGCTACATTTGTCTCCTGAGCCTCTCAAAGCACACTCTCATGGGTCTTTCCAACTGGGACAGCAGCTACTGCCAGAGGTGCCATGGCTCCTGAAGCaatcctctcctctccctgatAAGGGTCTTACGATTCCTAATAAAGGCAGCAATTTTGCTTCCAGCTTTTACAAAGCTTTTTATGGCTCTggctgcttaaaataattagGAACCATAAATTCAGGGCAAAAAGACTTGCACAGAGTGTGACACGAGGGAGGGAGTATTGACTGAATCAGATTAAATCCTAGTTTATACTGAACGAAACACTTCCCACTTCAGATCTTTGACTTCCATATCTCAGCTTTGGCCCTCACTGACAGCCCTCAAAGACCAGAGTTAGAGCCTGGCTGACATGATAAACAGGTTTCCTGCCCTGATTACAATTACCACCGCTGTAACAACTGCGGTTTCCAGTGCGGGAAGTTCAACTCCTGGCAGAAGCAGCCGTGCTGGCAGTTCAGAGAAATATGCAAAATCAGCATCCCAGAAAACCACCAATTCCAACCCCAAGCTACATGTAAGAAGAACAAATTACCCAGAAACTCTTCTCGCTCAGACAGCTAACTGCTCTCAATCTGTTCCTGTTCACACGAGGCTCCCCGTCTTCAGGGCAGCCAGCCTGCCTGTCACCTTCGGCAATGACTCCAGTGGAGACGACATTAAGCTGGACTGTCCAAATCACTCTCTGCCAAGCCAGCGAGGATGCCAAGAGAGTGAATTCAAGTCTGCAAATACTTAACTTACAAGACAATCTGTGCAATGCTAGGAAGCTCACTACCATGCTAAAttatctctgctgctgtttgtggcTGCAGGTATGCTACATATTCAGATCTAGGATGTTTCTTCAAACAATCCCAGCATCAGACGACTGTAAtgttcaattttcttttcagtgaagagTTAGTGCTCAGCAGAGAGTTGAAATCATTACTGCTGCAAGGTCCGGGAGCTCTCCTCCTGCATCTACCAATCAGCCTCCAATCTCCCTTGACAAAAGGATATTTGGACTTTTTCCTGGAGAAATCTCTCATAACTCAAGGTAACGACACCACTGCCACTTTCAcccccttcctttctcctggtGGTGTCGTCGTTTCTGGGATGCATTTCTTTCTGGTCcatcagcagagctgccagcctCCCTACTCCCTTCATAATATAGCTCTACACATCTTGTAGAGATGCCAGATTTGCAGTGTTGTCTTGTCAGTATTTCTAGGAGttcaataaacattttaattaaaggaacATCTTCTGAGCCAAGAAAACCGCAGCACGGGGCAGGATTACAGCCCCTTGATGGCTCACCGCCAGCATGACACTACTCCAAGTGTAAAAGCTCAAACCAGCTCTTGTGCCAGGCGACACAAAGCGGGGGGCTATGGCATGGCCACACAAGGGTGCCTAAAGCAGCACTCCTGGCTGAATTTCTTTCTCTAGCTGCCGTGAGGCCATTGCTCCCCGTTTTTCACCTTCTGGGAGGCTGCACAATCCCAAACTCTGCCTATAACAGACAGCACCCTCTGCACGAAGAGCGGGGAGAAGCAGAGGGCCCTGGAGGAATCGCCCAGTTTAGGTGCTCGTGAAAGTGGCACCCATTGCTTCAACAGCGCACAGgtctggcagggaggaggttacacctgctcctcctgctgaTACCGCAGCAGCCAACAGCTCCTGCCTTCTCCTCGGCGTGCAAAAGCAGCCACTGACTGGTCTCCATGGTGGTCTCTGCGCCACAAACCCCGACTTTGTGTTCAGAACACCCCCCAGCAACAGCTCCTCATGTTTCTTTCCAGACCTGGGCATGGACATATATTCctgtttttttaagaggaaacaCGGCAGAGCAAAGACCAGGCACAGCTCACCATTACAGCCTCAGCGAGCAAGAGCGAACACATACCTCCTGGGTCTCTCACTCAGGTTTGTGGTTCACCAACACAGAAAAACCAGGTTCAGGGCTCTAGGACGGGATCAAAAGCGCCGCAGAACACAATGCAGAACACCACGCCGCACCTGCACTGACCCAGACTTGTCCTGCCACTGAAAACTACCCTCTAGACCCTGCGCAGCTACTAAATTCCCTGTTCATCTACACAAACTGGTTTGTTCTTGCAGTTCCTACCGGGAGGCTTCTCagctccccctcttcctctgggTCCCTATTTCATTTGCAGCCAGATCATTCTAGTAGTTCttgctcagcttttcttttccagaccaAAGTGTGATGGATATAACAGACCTGCAACTTCCTTTGGAGTGAAGCATCACCCTGACCGTTCCCTCACACGCACTTCCACCAAGCCCAGAGCTCTGTAAATTGAAATACCTATTACTATAATAACGGGTTTACTCCACCGAAATTCCAAGCAACTGATGACAGGAATATTTTCCACTTCCTCAGGCTTGGTGACCGTTCCCACAACTTCCCAGCCTTCTGCAGTTTTAGCctagaaagggaaaggaaagacaTGTTAAAAAATTGCCCACTTTTCAagcctaaaaagaaaataagtcatGTATGCcaacacaatttatttttttttaatgtttccagtTAAGCTGAAGAGCTTCTCTGGGGGGGTATTTTGGCATCCCTTGAATTTTTACCCCCAAAGTCCTCTCAGTAACAGCACACAAAccttgatttaagaaaaaaaaaattaaaaaaagtaattttctttctgctgtttattCCAGTtcagcaagcaaacaaacagcaactgaaaagcttttttttttttttttctgcccgTACAACAGTTCTAGGAAGGTTTTTGCCAGGAAAGCATACAAAAAGAGTAGTGTTAAACAAATTAGCATAAGGCTAATCCACAGAGCAAGGCAGTGGAAGTTCTCAAGTGCAGGCTCAGCCACCAGAAGCCCACAGTAACGTTTTCAAACACAAGCACACATTTTCAAACTCAGATGCCAAAAATCAGCTCACACAAAAGGCAGGGCACTCAACACTCAGTGCCTCACATAACCGGAGAACCAGCCTTCCCTCCCGCGCCCTAGTAAAAAGAGCCTTAATTATTTGTCTTGGAAATCCATTTTAACAATAAAAGAGCCGCTGCTTCTTGCCAGCTTCATTTCCTGTGAAATTGGCACTTTTTACATTACGCTATATCAAATTTACACCAGCCAGGCAATGCCAAGGGTTAGGCCAGTGAATCTGGGTCCAATTAAATGAACTGCTGCAATGGCTCAAAATGTTAATAATTCAAGCTTTACAGTAACAAAGTGATTCTTCCAGCTGTTTCAATTAAATAtcaatgtattttatgtatctTTCACTTCACCGTCATCCAGAGCTCCAGCTGCCAGACCTATTGTACAGCTGGACAAAGGGTTTCTAGCACCAAGCGGGAAGAGTCCAGGCTTACCTCTGCTCAGCCTCCTCACGGTCACACCAGCCTGACGAGCTCTTCCTCAAAGGGACACGGGCACACAGCAACCCCGGGTGCCTCCGTTCCCCTGAGGGTCTGCCGCTTCTGCCCTTGCACCCCGTGCTGAGCCCTCCAACCCCACTGCTCCCCCAGGTCTGGGGGATCCCGCAGGAAGAGGGGGGGCAGGTGAGaacctgcagctccctgctctgcGTGCGCACAGCGTTCAGCCggcccccagccctggcagggcaCAGGGGACCTCCACAAGGAGCCAGGGCAGTCGCAAGGTGCTGTCACAGGGGATGGACGCACTCTGCCAATTCAAAGCAACATCCCTGGGCTTGTGTCAGTTTAAATCACGTTTTTTCTGTATGcattccccttccttctgcagcatGTTCTGCAAAGGGCCCTATCTCACCTCATCGCGTTTGTACAGCATAAAAAGAATTCCAGCAGCTCGCACCAGCCCTggtttctcctctctcccctgctccaaagGCTGCCCAATGCTGCCATCGTGTGCCTGCACCCCGGAATGCTGCCTCCGCCGCAGCGCTAGCTTCGGACCCCACGGGGAGAAAGGGAGCCAGACCCCGTCTTGCCGAGCTCGCAGCCTGAGTACGGGAGACAGACAGAGTGCTACCCTGCTATCGccatcttccagaaaaagacCTACAGCTTGGACGTGTTACCCCACCCTGTGGAATGGGACTGGGGGCGCAGGCCTGTGAGAGGTGGTCCGACAGCACAGACCAGCGGCAGCAAACAggggtgcagagcaggagcacagGACACTGCAAAGAGCTGACTCCTTCTCCTGTACCTCCTCTCTGTTCAATACACACAATATTTGAGGTttcttgaaaggaaaagggaaaaaaaaaggtggctcATTCTACCTTCAAAAAGCTCTGGATATCATCCGTGCTGTAGACATCTAAGACTTCCACAGCTCCAGAGCTAGCTTTGCTCACTGTCGGAGTCAATGGgcagctgcaaggaaaaaaaagaaaggagaagcgTCATAtgagagcaaaaaaagaaatccaggagaatttttgcttctgtatttccttCGCTTGCCTCTGCAACTCAATTCCAACCAGTCCACTAAAGAGTTCGCTCACTATACAGATCTATTTTCCTATGGAGAATAGGAAGGCTCAGAAATAGGTTGTAGCAGTTCTGCGCACAGATGGACaactgaaacacaaaacaggttaaaacaaaaagtaccCAGGGAGGTTCCTTACCAGCCTGGAATGCCAGATCCCACAGcctccctgcagagcacagcgCAAAGCAGCTGCTAGCCCGGTTCAGCTCTGAAGCTCTGTCCTAGCAAGCTCTCTAAAGCAGCTGTCGAGCAATGCAGGCTAGAAACCTTCTTGGGagccagcaggaaaagaaagagaaaagctgaaggAGCAGATAACCCACCCCGTACCTGTTCCTCTGGCTTGTCACCACTCTGTCCACCCCCAAGAAGTACGCAGAGCGCAGCAGTGCCCCCAGGTTCATGGGATCCTGGATCTTCTCCAACACCAGCCAAATCAACTGCTGCTTCGGATTCTCTTCATCCCCTACATCCGGCTTTTCAGCTTCCTCCAAACTCTTGAAACGGAGAGGAGTGGCCTCCAGACAAACTCCCTGGTGGACCCGACCTCTGCAAAGAGCATTCAGCTCTCTCCCTTTGACGTGGTGCACGGGGACTCCCCGGGCCATGGCCTGAAGGACAAACTCACTCATTATGAGCCGCCGAGGGCCGCTGCTCTCCTTGAGGAACAACCTGAACATGTCCCTTCTCGACTGGGAGAGGGCCAGGGAACACGGTGCGATCCCAAATAAGATCTCTGAGCCTTTAGTCCTCTCGATCAGTACAGgcttctgctcctgcctcttcctcGCCTTTGAGGAGTCACCCTCATCCGAGCcccacagctccctgctgcctggcGCAGCCGGCCTGGCCCCTCTCTCGTACGACTTGTGCCACGGCCGTGGCTGTCCCTGCGGGGCCAGGCCCTCGGGGGACGTGCGGGAGCGGGTCACCGCCCGAGAAGCCTCCGGGAGGGCTGGTGGGGGAAGCTGCCTGCCGCCATCCCCCCCTCGGGCCGGCCCTTCCTCGTCCCCGCCTGCGGCCGGCGGTGCGAAGGGCGGGGGCCGCTGCTCCCGAGTGGAGCGGTACCTCAGCCCCCACCACCACCGGCCGCAGCTAGCGGGGGACAGCCCCACGGCCCGCCAGACACCGGACTTGAGCGCCTGCTCCATTGGGGGACCCAAAGGCCTTTCCACGCGGGAGGGAGGGGGTCAGCGCAGGCACCGGTGGCCTCCCCGTGGGAGGCGGCGCGGCCTCAGGAGCTGACAGGAGGCGGCTCCGCACCACCCCCACGGGCACGGGGGACGAGCGCGGGGCCCGGGGTGGGAGGAAAACACCGAGCTCAGCTCCAGAGACTGCCCGGCCGCAAAACCGGGACGGCGGCAGGGGCACGCAGAGGTGCGGTGCACCGgctgggcaggctgcagggGTTCCCCGGCCCGGCAGGAGCGGCCGCCGGTCGCACCAGACGCCGCGAACACGCGtgggccccgccgccgccccgctcctACCGTCCGCGTGCGCAGCGCCGCTTCCGGGCGGGCACGCGGCCACACCAACGAGAGGAGAGGGGttcccccgccccgcgccgcagCGCCGCCTGGCGGTGGGCGGGGACGCAGCCGGCCCGGGCCCTGTCTGGCTCCCGCCGCTGAGGGGAGCGGGCGGCCTCAGCCCCGGGCGGCCTGGCGTCCCCTCACCTCCCGGGCACCCAGCCTGTGTCCCCGGCCAGAGCCCGCGGGGGGCCCCCCCGCAGCTGTGAGGGAGGAGTGCAGCTTTGTCCCCGCGCCCCTGGGCCGAGCCGGGTCAGCCCCGGCTGTAAAGGGCAGGTCTGGTGCTGCTCTGAGCTCGTCAGAGGGAGCAGACTCTCCGGCCTCCCCTGAGGAGGCCTTAATTaaccagaaaacagcttttaacCGCTTCACTAGGGCATTTCACAAAGACTGGGGGCGAGGGGCTGCGGCCCCCAGGCCCCAGCCCAAACAACCGGCATCACCCAGGTGCAGCAACAGAAGTGGTGGGCTTTGGAAAGTCCTGGCCTAGCCCAGgtatttttagtattaaaaatgagcatttcaGCTGCAGTTAGCCCAGGGAGTGCAGATTTCTCTCTGATCTCGTTCCCAAAGGCCACATGTGCTCAGGCAGGCTGTAAATAAAACCCCACGGACAACGGAAACCGTCCAAACAGCCTCTGATCGGCTGGAAACGCACGTTGTGAGGGCGACGTCCCGGCCTACTTACCGCCCAGGCATGGTAATTGCAACGTGCTTCTCTAAACACAGGCAGAAACCTGTAACTTTATACCAAAATGCTGCTCTCTCAACTACGTGGTATTTTATATCACGAAATTGCTTTTACAGGTTTACAGATCTTAAGTTACATCGTGTTTTTCCTGCTTACCAGAGGTCCCCTGAGATCACATCATCTGCCAGATAAAACTGCTGCACTGCCAGCAAACATGTTAACATAACTGATGATATACGCCacatacaacagaaaaaagcatgGTAAGATAGGGAAATCCCATGGGTTTAATTCTTCAAATGCTCTCAGAATACCTGCCTCAAACCCAGCAATGGCAGCCAATTCAGCTATTCGTTACTTATTTACAaaaactttgtatttcagtGACAGCAAACCTGAGCCCAGGAATGTGCCTCTGTGCTGGGACAAGCCGAAAGGGGACTgggaaagcaaaatgctttcagttaaCAACAAGGataatctgttttgctttgaggCAAGCCCAAGAGACTTTCTGAAAGATTTCAATCCCCAAGTccaagcagcaacagcagctcacCCCTCGCACAGTTCAGTCAAACCCAGCCGTGCCCAGCAGCCTACCTGGGGATTTCAGTGAAACCCCGTGGCGTGCAGCTTCCTTTGAACAAGGACGGGCGAGTCCAGCCTCCGCAGGTAATCCGTGAGACAACTGGATGCTATTCTGCTCTAGAAAgcagttacattttttcctcacaaagGACCAAACTCACACGTTTCTGTTTGAACTCTTCACAAAAGAAAGGTTTAGCTGCGAACAGTAGAAAGGATGTTATGTTTTAACACAAAACCTACTATATACACACAACAAAAGAACCACAGTGTGcctctctttttattctttattttacagttcaCAATTAGAAACCTACTGATAAATTACACGTTCACCCTCCTGTTTGGGGATTTTAAATGCCTCATAATCGTGCTGCCAATCCCGCCTCATCCCAGAAAGGTGGCTGGAAATGCCAGCAGGTTACACGAGGCTGGCACGGGTTGCCTGGCCCCTCTAACCCCTCTACAGGCTGCTCTTCACCTGGGAAGTTAACAGGCAGCAGGAGTTATCCCCTAAAAACAcatgtgaaatggaaaaatagacTGGATATCATTTCAAGGTTATTTTCTAGACTTGCAAATGTTACAAATGCTcttgtgggaaaaaaaccccaaacttccaGGGCTGCAGGTCAGCCAGGTTGTGTTGGCAAGGAGCCACTGCCCCAGACGGGCCCTTTTCAAGGCCTGGCATCTTAAGCGATTCTCTCCGAAGCCTCTTTTTACAGAGCAGAAAGGTGTTAGGTCCCTCCTCAGCCACGCATTTCACCATCTCCTTAACTTTGTACACAGTTGCGGCCACCAATTCAGATTTTCACCAGTGCTACCCACACccctgctcatttttttttcctgctcagaaGTTCCTAatttctcaacttttttttttttggcctccAACTCCTAGTTCAACCATCTTCTCTTAAAAAGATGGCATACACGGCACAGCACATCTGCTGAATTGCAACAAGCTCCTGCAAATGAAACCCTATGGAAAACACCAGGAGTTTTCACATCAAGTCTAGCTGAACATCACAGGGGCGttataaaaaaagcacattagTGCTTGAACCTTCCTTAGCCAAGCGCCTCCGAATTGAGGGTCACGGTGGCACGGAGACTGTAAGAGCTTTTCCAGCTGGTGCAGGCTCTCTGCTGCAGTGAGAATGGCTGGCTGCGTGCAGACCTGGACCTTATCTAACCCAATGCTGCGAGTGAAACCCAGCTCTGTGCAAAGAACCCCCACAAAGCCACCGCCTCagtgagggagaggagggcagTGCGTTGCAGTGGTGCGAGACTTCACCATGGGGCGTGAATTTCACTCGCAGTAAGTTAAGAGGCCAAATCCAGAGACGAGGCTAACGTGCACTTGCCAGTAGAAACTGGTGACAGATGAGAATGGACAGAACACACCATGAGCATGTATttataaagagggaaaaaaaaaaaaaaaaaagggcaaattgCCTTTGTTTTGCCATTACAAAGAAACGTTTTACCAGTTTTCTCCTTGTATCCTTCTACAGTTGCTCACCTTTGGCACAAGGAATTCTATGTATCACAagatttaattaataataatacttcATATCAACACTCAGCACTTACATAGCGCTTCTCATattcaaagtgctttacaaaagTTTGAGAGTCCTCACAACACCCCTGTGAGGTAGGTAAGTATtattatccccattttacagatggggaaactgaggcagagaggtAAAGTGACTTGCCCAAGGCTATACAGGGAGTTGAAACTCATAACATAGTGGCCCAATTCTGGTCTCCCTTATGGTGGTGTAACACAGATGAACTCCCACAGAGCTATACTGGTGTAAGCAAAACAATCCAACCCAAGTTTCTCTGGCTCCCAACCCTCCGCTCCCATCAACCGACCACGTCTGCTCCACCCAAACCAACGGTTCGCCTTCCAAAGCGCTACAGAAAGTCCAGAGCGTAGCAGGAGCAAGTCTGCAGTCTTAAGGCAACATGTACGTTAACAGCTCCATCGCTCTGCATCGAGTTGGACTACACGCAGACGTGTTTCTGCCACGCTGCAGGCAGCTTAAGACAACTCAAGTGGTCTCCAGCTCTGCGTGTATCAGCTTTGAGGCTGATTCTCTTCTCCCTCAAGTTAGAATAAATCCAGAGCAAAACAATGGGGCTGCACCAGCGTAGAACTAGTACGAGATCTGAACCAGACCCTTCACCTGCTGCTTTGTAGGCAAATGCCCCTGCtaatatcttttcattttggaCAGCTTCGGCACGGTTCATTTCACTCTCCCTCTCTCCGAGTTTGTATCTCTGCATATAAACAAACTTCCAACATTTCCAACTCATCAGCACCAGCATTTAAACAGCACCATACATCTTTCTAAGACCAATCaatatttccagaaaagtgTCAATGCATGCAAACATCACATACAAAAACATCAAGAGTGCTGGGAGATGATACCGAGGATAGAGGTGATCACAAGACAGCACACatttagtttttattaaaaataccaaacaaCTCACTCTTACTGTAACTATGCCACTTAGATGATCGTTCTAACCTGCAGAAGTACAGGTGCTTTTCCTCCAACTATTTACCTACCTAcctagaaagaaagagaaatagcaAGCACACACATTTATACTTCCTCAAACTTGGCAGGCATGATTCATGTGAATGGGAAAGGAGGGTTTGGGGAGGTGGGTGAGATCGTACACTGGGTTTGGGGCAGTGGAGTACGAAAGAAGTAGAAAATACCACATGCGTCATTACCATCAGTAATCAATCTgatgaaaataaacccaaaatttAGATGGATTCATGTAGGACATCCACTGAAAATCTCAAACCCTAAGCACACTGAAGCTGGCAAACATCTTGTGCCACTTCACCTATGTCCAGACACCGCATCAGCAAATAAGATCAAACAAAccttgaaaagaaagcaaaaggaagaataaacCAGCCTGGAGACAACAATCTTCCACAAACCACTTCCctgcattattttcaaatacattttactcTTAGGCAGTTTCAGAAAGGAGTGGGGGAGAAACAGACCCactgctatttctttttaaactggctcagcaccagcaccagctcagagagagggagagaaaaagaattcttCAAACACGATCCTTGGTACTTGATTAAAACGTTGCTAGCCAGCCGACGATACCCTAAATTGCCAGAGGGTTCGAAGTGGAGTGGATACACGGTGCTGCTCACGGACCTCTTCGTTCGCTATGATATCTGCTCCGTGGGCCTCATCTGTATGTCTCCAATCTAGGAGAGACCAACATAGGATTTTACTGGAGCACTGAAGTCCATCTTAAATCCTGCACTGGGCACTTTCATGCTGCACCATTACAGCGGCAAGCTGCGCAGGAAGAAAGTTCCTGTGCCTAGAAACGAGCCTGCTTAACTGAGAtactagaaagaaataaaggtgAATGCGACTGCGCTGCCTGTAGCGGAAGGAATAAAAGCACAAACGTGCACAAAAGAGTGCAAGATGACCCTGATCGTAAACTCTCGTGGTTCAAGTCTTCAGTTTGGTCCTGCTCACAGAGGGTCAAGCAGAAGCACTGCTTGATCAGCCACGGGCAGGACTTTTTATCCTCTGCAGACAAGAAGGCCAGCTATCACTACTGATCCACTGTCAAGACAGCCACGTCTTGCTCCAAAGGAGCAGAGTGCACAGAAGGGGCTGCTAAACCTCTCATGATCAAAGTTTGCTTTTGCAACAGGAACGTCTATGTTGCGTATACTAAACTTTGACACTGGTCCTGCCTCCTCCTGGCTCCAGCTCAAAGCTGGTCACTTGTTTCACAGGAGGGAAGTCCCTCTGGCAGCACAGGCATCTCACACCGCCCTTGGGGAGGTGCACAGCACTTGGCAGAATCAGGCCCAGCACGTTATTTGGCAACTGGCACAACCTGACCGAGCTGCAAGACAATCAGCAAATCTGAGACGGCGCCATCCAAAAG
This region includes:
- the MRM1 gene encoding rRNA methyltransferase 1, mitochondrial, with protein sequence MEQALKSGVWRAVGLSPASCGRWWWGLRYRSTREQRPPPFAPPAAGGDEEGPARGGDGGRQLPPPALPEASRAVTRSRTSPEGLAPQGQPRPWHKSYERGARPAAPGSRELWGSDEGDSSKARKRQEQKPVLIERTKGSEILFGIAPCSLALSQSRRDMFRLFLKESSGPRRLIMSEFVLQAMARGVPVHHVKGRELNALCRGRVHQGVCLEATPLRFKSLEEAEKPDVGDEENPKQQLIWLVLEKIQDPMNLGALLRSAYFLGVDRVVTSQRNSCPLTPTVSKASSGAVEVLDVYSTDDIQSFLKAKTAEGWEVVGTVTKPEEVENIPVISCLEFRWSKPVIIVIGNEGDGLSLETQLLCHRMLAIPPGRALHPGIESLNVSVATGIFLHSICSQKLRHSD